Proteins encoded in a region of the Bradyrhizobium sp. CB3481 genome:
- a CDS encoding nitronate monooxygenase family protein → MKTAITEMFGIEHPIIQGGMHYVGFAELAAAVSNAGGLGVITGLTQRTPELLAKEIARCRDMTDKPFGVNLTFLPTFTAPPYPEYIAAIREGGVKIVETAGRSPEQYMPALKAAGIKVIHKCTSVRHSLKAEQIGCDAVSVDGFECGGHPGEDDMPNMILLPRAAEELKIPFVASGGMADARSLVAALAMGASGMNMGTRFIATKEAPVHENVKNSLVKASELDTRLVMRALRNTERVLNNKGVEHLLEIEREKGKGLKIDDIHDQVAGVYPKVMIDGDMDAGAWSCGMVVGLIHDIPTVKELIDRIMTDAERLIRERLTGFLDADSKQALKVA, encoded by the coding sequence GTGAAGACAGCAATAACCGAGATGTTTGGCATCGAACATCCGATCATCCAGGGCGGAATGCACTACGTGGGATTCGCCGAACTCGCGGCCGCGGTGTCGAATGCCGGGGGGCTCGGCGTGATTACGGGCCTGACGCAGCGGACGCCGGAGCTATTGGCCAAGGAGATCGCGCGCTGCCGCGATATGACGGACAAGCCGTTCGGCGTGAACCTGACTTTTCTGCCGACCTTCACGGCGCCCCCGTATCCTGAATATATCGCCGCCATCAGGGAGGGCGGCGTCAAGATCGTCGAAACCGCCGGGCGCAGCCCCGAACAGTATATGCCGGCCCTCAAGGCAGCCGGTATCAAGGTGATCCACAAATGCACGTCCGTCCGGCATTCGCTGAAGGCTGAGCAAATCGGCTGCGATGCCGTCAGCGTCGACGGGTTTGAGTGCGGCGGTCATCCCGGCGAGGATGATATGCCCAACATGATCCTGTTGCCGCGTGCAGCCGAAGAACTCAAAATACCGTTCGTTGCTTCCGGCGGCATGGCGGACGCCCGCAGCCTGGTTGCGGCACTGGCAATGGGGGCTTCTGGCATGAACATGGGCACCCGCTTCATCGCCACCAAGGAAGCGCCGGTGCACGAGAACGTCAAGAATTCGCTGGTCAAGGCGTCGGAACTCGACACGCGCCTGGTCATGCGGGCGCTCAGGAATACCGAGCGGGTCTTGAACAACAAGGGCGTCGAGCACCTGCTCGAGATTGAACGCGAGAAAGGCAAGGGCCTGAAGATCGACGACATCCACGACCAGGTGGCAGGCGTCTATCCCAAGGTGATGATCGACGGCGATATGGATGCGGGCGCCTGGAGCTGCGGCATGGTCGTTGGACTCATTCACGACATTCCGACGGTGAAGGAGCTGATCGACCGCATCATGACGGATGCCGAGCGGCTGATCAGGGAAAGGCTTACGGGATTCCTGGACGCCGACAGCAAGCAAGCCCTGAAGGTTGCGTGA
- a CDS encoding enoyl-CoA hydratase-related protein, with amino-acid sequence MHVAEDRIEVDTGTGELLCEIRDRVALITLNRPEARNALSDRLTPALRRMIRQCGDEANVGALLITGAGKAFCAGGDVKGMGSNSANAETPIDERIADLRIKQRTLTGALAALRKPTIAALPGPAAGAGLALALACDMRIAAESAVMTTGYARIALTGDYGIAWLLTRLVGTSRARELMFLSERIDARRCEALGLVNRVVADAELREVAFALARSLAAGPLQAFAGIKDNLDHALTTDLLDSMDQEAAYMVRSARTTDHKEAVRAFVDKRKPVFVGH; translated from the coding sequence ATGCACGTGGCAGAAGATCGGATCGAGGTCGACACCGGCACAGGGGAGTTGCTCTGTGAAATCCGGGATCGCGTCGCGCTCATCACGCTGAACCGGCCTGAGGCGCGCAACGCCTTGTCCGATCGACTGACTCCTGCGCTCCGACGCATGATCCGGCAGTGCGGCGACGAGGCCAACGTCGGCGCACTGCTTATCACCGGTGCCGGCAAGGCCTTTTGCGCCGGCGGCGATGTCAAGGGAATGGGGAGCAATTCTGCGAACGCTGAAACACCGATCGATGAGCGGATCGCCGACTTACGCATCAAACAGCGTACTCTCACGGGTGCGTTGGCGGCATTGCGAAAGCCGACGATCGCGGCGCTTCCCGGGCCCGCGGCGGGCGCCGGGCTTGCGCTCGCGCTCGCCTGCGACATGCGAATCGCCGCTGAATCGGCGGTGATGACCACGGGATATGCCCGCATCGCCTTGACGGGGGATTACGGCATCGCCTGGCTGCTGACGCGGCTGGTGGGAACGTCCCGTGCACGCGAGTTGATGTTCCTGTCGGAGCGGATCGACGCACGCCGCTGCGAAGCCCTGGGACTTGTCAACCGCGTGGTGGCCGACGCCGAGCTTCGCGAAGTTGCATTTGCACTTGCAAGGTCCTTGGCCGCAGGCCCCTTGCAGGCTTTCGCGGGCATCAAGGACAACCTTGACCATGCCTTGACCACGGACCTTCTGGATTCGATGGACCAGGAAGCGGCTTACATGGTCCGCTCCGCGCGGACGACGGATCACAAGGAAGCGGTGCGCGCCTTCGTCGACAAGCGCAAACCGGTATTCGTCGGGCACTAG